Within Cnuibacter physcomitrellae, the genomic segment AGTCCTGTTTATCAGGTATAGTTTCCTGCATGCTAGGCAACGGCGTCGAGATACTCAGGCGCGACCGATGAGGACGTCAGGGGCCGAGTCCTGCGACGTGATCGTGGTCGGCGCGGGCCCCGTGGGGATGACGGCGGCTCTGCTGCTCGCCGCGCGCGGCGTCGACGTGGTCATCGCGGAGCGCAACCTGCAGACGAGCAACGACCCGAAGGCCATCAGCCTCGACGACGAGTCGCTCCGCTCGTACCAGGACGCCGGCATCGAGACGCAGGTGATGTCGGTCATCGTCCCGGGGACCGGCACGATGTACTTCGGCGCCGACGACAGGCCGCTCTTCCATGCCAGGGCCGCCGCGCCGTTCCGCAACGGGTTCCCGTTCAAGAACCCCTTCGCCCAGCCCGACCTCGAACGGGTGCTGATGTCCGCGCTCCTGGAGAACCCTCGAGTCCGCGTGCTGCTGGGGGCGCCCGTCGAAAGCATCCGCCTCCTGCCCGAGGGGGCCGAGGTCGTGACCGGGGGACCGTCACCACAGGAGATCCGCGCTCGCTACGTGCTCGGGGCGGATGGCGGCCGTTCGGCCGTGCGCTCCCTCATCGGGGCGACGATGAGCGGGCGCAGCCACGACGATGTCTGGCTCGTGGTCGACACCTCGGGAGATACCCGGACCGAGCGGTACGGCATGCATCACGCGCTTCCCGAGAGACCCCATGTCATCGTGCCGGGGCTCGACGGGCGGTGCCGGTACGAGTTCCGGCTGTTCCCCGGGGAGGGTGAGGCGGGGGAGGAGCCGCGGTTCGAGCTCATCGAGCGCCTGGTCTCGCAGTACCGTCCCCTCACGCCCGATCAGGTCGAGCGGGCGGTCGCCTACCGCTTCCACGGTCTCAACGCCGACCACTACCGGTACGGGCCCGTCTTCCTGCTCGGGGACGCGGCCCACATGATGCCGCCGTTCGCCGGCCAGGGGCTCAACTCCGGGCTCCGCGACGCGAGCAACCTCAGCTGGAAGATCGCCGAGCGCCTGAGGGGTCGTCTCTCGGATGCGGCCCTCGACTCCTACGAGACCGAACGTCGTCCTCACGCCGGGGCGGTCATCCGGAGCTCCGAGCGGCTCGGACGGGTCGTGATGACGACGAACCGCCGCCTGGCGGAGCACCGAGACGCCGTGGTGCGCGACGCGATGAGCACGATCGAAGGTCGCCGCTTCTTCGAGGAGATGCGGTACCGACCGGCCGCTCGATACCGGGACGGCCTCGTGGATGGCGACCATCCACTGGTGGGCGCGCAGATCGGGCAGCCGAGGGTCTTCGACTTCACCGTCCGCCGCACCGTGCCCTTCGACCGGATGGTCGGCACGGGCTGGGCGATCGCCGGCGTCGGCGTCGACTCGGTGGCGTGGGCGGCGATGGACCCCGTGGTCGAGCGCCTTCAGGCGGCCCGCATCAGCGTGCCTCTGGACGACACCATCGTCGTCGACGACCGTGTGCACGTGGCCATCGACCTCGACACCCTGCTCTACGCCGAGTTCGCCCCGGCCCGGGGCTCCTTCGTCGTCCTGAGGCCCGACCACTTCGTGGCGGCCGTCTGGACGCCGGACGAGAGGGAGCGTGCGGACGAGGCGCTCGAGCGCTGGGGGATCCCGGTCCGCGAGGCCGTCACCGATCCCCTGCCTGCCCCATGACCGAAGACCAAGGCGAAGGCCGGAACGCACCGACCCGCCGTGAGGAGAGGAGAGACGTCGTGAGCGACGCGAATCGCATCACCCTGACCCAGAACGAGAACGCGGGCACCCTGCGGAGGACTGCCGTGTCGCACATCGGATTCCGTGTGCCCGACGTCGCTGCCGCCGCGCAGTTCTACTCACGGGTGCTCGGGATGGAACGACACGGTGACCTGCCTGACGGCGGCCTGCGTCTCGGCTGGGGCAGCGGGCATCACGTGATCGACCTCCTCCCGGGTGAGCAGGGTCTCGTGCACTACGGGTTCGAGGTGCGCGACGAGGACGGGGTCGCGGGCATCGCCGAGCGCCTGACCGCCGCCGGGTACGAGGTCGCGGACCTCGACGCCTCGTTCATCGACGCCGCCGTGGGCAGCCCGGCCGGTATCTCGGTGAAGGACCCCGATGGCACCGAGGTCCACTTCCACTCCGAGGTGCAGCGACAGGGTGAGAACAGCGCGGACCCCGGTCGGCGCCCCGTGAAGTTCCAGCACACCACCCTCACCACCACCGACGTCCCGGGTCTGGTGTCGTTCTACGTCGACACGGTCGGCTTCCGCATCTCGGACCAGCTGGCCGACGGACGGTTCTGCTGGCTCCGGAGCGACAAGGATCACCACACCCTGGCGGTGGTCGACACCGGCCGGTCGGGCGACATCGACCACTACTCGTACGACCTCGCCGAGTGGGAGGACTTCAAGGCCTGGTGCGACCGGCTCTCCGAGCTCGACGTGGACGTGCAGTGGGGGCCAGGACGCCACGGACCGGGCAACAACCTCTTCGTCTTCTTCGACGATCCTGCGGGGAACCACATCGAGCTGTCCGCCGAGATGGAGAAGTTCTGGGACGACCGGGTGGCCTACGAGCCGCGTCGGTGGCAGCCCATCCCGCACAGCGTGAACCTCTGGGGCGGTCAGACCCCGACCTGGCGTCGCACGAGCGAGGCGCGCGTCTGATGGCCTACGTCAGCTACATCGTGGATGGCCTCTGGCACGTAGGCGTCCTGGACGGCGACGGGATCATCCCGTTGGAGGGCGTCGAGGCCATCGGGCCCGACACAGGGATCGACGAGCTCGCGGCGGCACCGCGTCGGGACGACCTGCGGACCGGTCGCGACCAGGTCGAGCTGCTCCCGTCGAGCCCTCGCCCGAACAAGATCTTCTGCGTGGGGCTCAACTACTCCTCGCACATCGAGGAGACCAAGCGCGATCTCCCGACCTACCCCGTGCTGTTCCCCAAGTTCGCCTCGAACCTGGTCAGCGCCGACGCCCCGATCGTGGCGCCCCCGGAGTCGACCCAGGTCGACTACGAGGGTGAGCTCGCCGTGATCATCGGCAGGGCAGGGCGACGCATCCGCAGGGAGGATGCGCTCGACCACGTGCTCGGCTACAGCGTCGCGAACGACGTGACGATGCGCGACTACCAGTACAAGACCCATCAATGGACCCAGGGCAAGGCCTGGGACTCGTCGACGCCCCTGGGGCCGGTCGTGGTGACACCGGACGAGGTCGACCTCACGGCGGCGGGCATCCGCACCACGCTGAACGACGAGGTGGTCCAGGACTCCGACCTGTCGAAGCTGATCTTCGACATCCCGACGCTGATCGCGACGGTGTCGGAGTTCACCGTCCTCGAACCGGGCGACGTCATCCTCACCGGCACGCCCGGGGGAGTGGGCTACCGCCGCGACCCGCAGCTGTTCCTCCACCCGGGCGACCGGGTGAGCGTCGAGATCGAGGGTGTCGGGCGGATCGACAGCGTCGTGGTCGCGGACGCCTGATGTCGGGCCAGCTTCGGACGGTCGACGTCGTCGAGGGCTTCACCGGGCGGCTCATCACCCCCGGTGATGGGGACTACGACGAGGCCCGCACGATCTGGAACGCCATGATCGATCGCAGGCCGAGCCACATCGCCCGGTGTCGGACGACCGACGACGTCGTCGCCGTGCTGGCGTGGGCGCGGGCGGGCGACCGCGAGGTCGCGGTGCGCGGAGGCGGGCACAGCATCCCCGGGCACAGCATGATCGACGACGGTGTGGTGATCGACCTCTCGCCGATGGACTCGGTCGAGGTCGACGAGGATGCTCTGGTCGTCCGTGTCGCCGGGGGATGCCTGCTCGGCGACGTCGACGCGGCCACCCAGGCCCACGGACTCGCCACCCCGGCCGGGGCGATCTCGCACACCGGGGCCGGAGGCCTGATCCTCGGCGGTGGGCTGGGCTGGACGATGCGCAAGTACGGATTGACGATCGACAACCTCCTGTCGGCGACCGTCGTCCTCGCCGACGGGGAGGTCGTCACCGCGTCGGAGGACGAGCATCCGGACCTCTTCTGGGCCCTCCGCGGAGGGGGAGGCAACTTCGGGGTGGTCACGGAGTTCGTGCTCCGCCTCCACCCCCGCGGGCCGGTCTACCTGGCGGCCACCGCCTTCTCTATCGAGGACTCCGCCGTCGTCCTGCGGGCCATGGCTGCTCACATGCCCACGGCGGACGACGATCTGGTGTGGTCGGCGTTCTTCCGGAAGCTTCCCGACTTCCCCTGGGCTCCGCCCGACCGGGTGGGGGAACCGGTGCTGCTGGCCCCCCTCGCCTGGCTCGGCGACCACGACGAGGGCGCCCGGGAGATCGACCGGATCCTCCAGGATCTCGGGGTGGACCCCCTCGCATCCGCACGCGGTCCGATCGAGTACGTCGACCTGCAGCGTCTCAACGACGAGCTGAACGGGCACGGGCACTGGAACTACCACAAGTCGGGCTTCCTGCGTGATCTCGACGACGACACGATCGCGTCGCTCGTGCGCTGCGGTGCGAGGATCGCGTCCGCGAACTCCCAGCTCGAGGTGCTGTCGATGGGCGGCCTGATCTCGCGGATCGACGAGAGCTCGACCGCGTTCGCGCATCGCGACGAGCTCTGGCCGGTGAACGTGTGCGGCATCTGGCGCCCCGAGGAGAGCGCGGAGGACAACCTCGCCTGGGTGAGGACGACCTGGAGCGACCTCGAGGACCATCTGCGAGCGGGGTCCTACATGAACTTCGGCGGCAGCGACGCGAGCGGGGACGAGCAGCGCGAGAGCTACGGCGAGACGTGGACACGCCTGCGCGAGGTGAAGACCCGGTACGACCCCGACAACGTGTTCCGGCACAACGCGAACATCCCTCCGCTGACGTCGGGGGCGATCCGATGAGGGAGCTGCGCGGGAGGACCGCGTTCGTGACCGGCGGCGACAGCGGCATCGGTCTCGGGATCGCCCGGGCCCTCGTGGGCGAAGGGGTTCGGGTCGCCCTGTGCGGCCTCACCGAGTCCTCCGTGCAGACCGCCGTCGACGAGCTCTCGGCCCGGACCGGCGGGCAGGTCGAGGTCGAGGGGTACGTGCTCGACGTCCGTGACCGCGACGCCCTCGAGGCGGTCGCTGAGCAGCTGGACGAGTCGTACGGCGGCATCGACATCCTGGTCAACAACGCGGGGGTCGGGTTCCTGACGCCCACCGTCGAGGCGGGCTTCGAGCAGTGGGACTGGGTGCTCGGAATCAACCTGACCGGCGTCTTCAACGGGGTCAGGACGTTCGTGCCCCGGATGCTCGCGTCCGGCAGGGACGGACACGTCGTGTCGACCGCCTCGATCGGCGGCCTGCTCGGGACTCCCGGCGGTCTCTACGTGGCGGCGAAGTTCGGGGTGGTGGGCCTCATGGAGGCACTGCGCACCGAGCTCCACGGCACCGGCATCGGGGTCTCGGTCCTGGCGCCGGGGATCGTGCGCACGAACATCGCCCACGGGCCGCGCCCGCCCGGAGTCGAGGCGAGCGAGTCGCCCGGCGGTGCTTCGCTCGACGAGCTCTACCAGGCGCCCCTCGAGCCCGACGACGTGGGGCGGGCCGTGGTCGCCGGCATCCTGAACGACGACCTCTACATCCTGACCCACGGCGAGCACCGGCCGTTCCTGGCCGAGCGCTTCGAGGCGATCCTCGCGTCGCTGCCCCCCGAGCCGGCAGACGAGCGGCGAAGCGCCGTCGAGCGCACCGTGCTCGCCAACCCGGTCTACTCCGAGGCCGTCGCCCGCAGGGAGGCTCGGTGAGCCGTCGTCCGGGAGCCAGACAGCTCGAGGGCTCCGTCAGCCTCATCACCGGGGGTGGCGCGGGCATCGGGCGCGCCACCGCACTGCTCTTCGCCGAGGAGGGCGCCGCGGTCGTGGTGGCCGACCGCGACGCGGTGGCGGCCCTCGACGTCGCCGACGAGATCGCGGCCGAGGGTGGCACAGCGCTCGGCCTCCACGTCGACGTGGCCGACGAGCAGAGCGTGCGCGACCTGGTCGATGCTGCGGTCGCGCGGTTCGGAAAGCTCGACTCCGCCTTCAACAACGCGGGCATCGCCCCGCCCGGCGCCGCCGTCCAGGACATCAACGCGGAGGACTGGGACCTCGTCCAGCGGGTCAACCTGCGCGGGGTGTGGCTGTGCCTCACGTACGAGCTGAAGCACATGCTCGCGCGCGGCACGGGATCGATCGTGAACAGCGCGTCGGTCGCCGGGCTGGTCGGCAACCCCGGGTCCGCCGGGTACTCGGCGGCCAAGCACGGGGTGATCGGGCTGACCCGGACCGCGGCCGCCGAGCACGGACGCCACGGTGTGCGGATCAACGCCATCGCGCCGGGGCTCACCGGCACGGAGATGGTGCGTCGCCTGATGGCGGAGGGGGTCATCGACCCGGAGACGGCCACGGCCAGGATGCCGCTCGGACGCCTCGCCGAGCCGCGGGAGATCGCGGAGGCGGCGCTCTGGCTGGCGTCGCCCCGGTCGAGCTTCGTGACGGGGAGCGTGCTCACCGTCGACGGAGGCGAGACGGCAGTCTGAACCCGCCGGCATCGACCGGCACGAGGAGTCGTCCACAATGGGCGGCACGGCGAAACGGAGCAAGGCAATGGCAGTCACCGGTGGAGAGCTGGTCATCCGGGCCCTGGAGCGCGCCGGCGTCGACGTGGCGTTCGGCATCAACGGCGCACACGTCGACAGCATGTACCAGGCGGCCCTGGACCGCTCCTTCCGCATCGTCGACACCCGTCACGAGATGAACGCCGGACACGCTGCCGAGGGGTACGCCCGGGCGGGACACCGATTGGGCGTCGCGCTCCTGACCGCCGGCGGCGGCTTCACGAACGCGGTCACCTCGATCGCCAACGCGTACCTCGATCGCACGCCGGTGCTGTACATCGCCGCGTCGGGCCCGCTCGCCGTCGACGAGACGAACACGCTCCAGGCCGGGATCGACCAGGTCGCGATCGCGACGCCCATCACGAGGTGGGCGCACCGCATCACCCGCGCCGAGCTGATCCCGAGGCTGCTCGCGCAGGCCATCCGCATCGCCACCCAGGGTCCTCGGGGACCCGTGCTGATCGACATCCCCTGGGACGTGCTGACCGCCGCGGTCGACGACGACCTCGCGGACGAAGCGCAGGAGCTCGGCGCCGACTCCGTCCTCGCCGCACCGGGAGCGGACGCCGTATCGAGGATCCTCGACGGGCTGGCGGCGGCGGAGCGCCCCGTCCTGATCGCCGGCTCCGAGCTGGTCAGGAGCGAGGGCGGGGCGGCTCTGCGCCGCCTGGCAGAGCGGACCGGGACTCCGCTGTTCTCCGACACCGAGGCGCTGGGCGCCATCCGGGAGAGCCCGCTCTCCTACGGGCTGCTGCAGGGGCTGTTCGGACTCGACGAGGGCGAGCGGCCGGACCGCGTGATCCTCCTGGGGCTGCGGTTCGGGCTTGCGACCGCCCACGGGTCGGGGATCCTCATCCCGACAGGATCGGCCGTGGTCCAGATCGACAGCGACGCCCGAGAGCTCGGCCGGCTGCAGCCCATCGAGCTGGGTGTCCTGGCCGACGCGGGCGCCGCCGCGGCCGAGCTCGCGGAGGCGGCCGCTCGACGCGGGGACTGGCCCGACCGGTCCGCCTGGCAGAGGCGTCTGCGCGACCTCGTCGACGGACGGTTCGACGCGGTCACGGCTCAGGCCGTGCGCGACGATCGGATCCACCCGATGGATGCGGTCACCGCGATCGCCGAGACCGTGCCCGCCGGGTCCGTCGTGGTCGCCGACGGTGCGCTGACGTACCTCTGGCTGTCGGAGACCATCTCCCGGGCACCCGTCGCCGACTACCTCTGCCACGGCTACCTGGGCTCGATGGGCGTCGGTGTGGGAACGGCGCTCGGCGCTCAAGCGGCCGACACCGGGAGGCCCGTGGTCCTCGTCACGGGGGACGGAGCGGTGGGCTACAGCCTCGCCGAGTTCGACTCGATGGTGCGAGCGGGGCTCCCGGTCGTCGTCGTCGTGCTGAACAACCGAGCGTGGGGTGCGACCCTGCACGCTCAGGAGCTCCTGCTCGGACCCGATCGGGTGGTGAACAACCGCCTGGAGAACGGCTCCTACAGCGCCGTCGCGCGGGCGCTCGGAGCCGACGGCATCAACGTGACCGAGCTCGCCGACCTGGTCCCCGCGCTGGAGAGCGCGCTCGTGTCGGGCCGACCGACGTGCATCGACGTGCAGGTCAGCCTCGCCCCGGTGCCGCCCGAGGAGAACGTCATCATGGGCGGCAAGCCCTTCTGAGCGACCCCCGAGACCGCCGGGCGACCCGTCCGGCTCACTGAGAGATGGAGACAGGATGCTCTTCGGATTCGGCCAGCCCCTGGACGGTGTGATCCAGCTGGCGTTCGTCGTGCCCGACCTCGAGAGGGCGATGGAGGAGTACTCGGCGAGGCTCTCCATCGGGCCCTGGACGGTGCTGCGTGACTTCGCGGGTGACGACCCCCGCTACTACGGCGAGCCCACGGAGGCCCGGGCCCACGTCGCCCTCGGCTTCGGCGGCCACCTGCAGTACGAGCTGATCCAGCCCGCTGACGACCTGCCGTCCGTGCACCGCGACATGATCCGCGGACGCGGGTACGGCTTCCACCACTTCGGCGTGGCGACGACGACGTTCGACCGGAGCGTGGCCGAGTACGTCGCGCGGGGCTATCCGGTGGCCTTCAGCGCCTCGGTCGATCCGACGTCGCGGGTGGCCTACTTCGACACCCGCGACGTCCTTCCCGGCATGACCGAGCTGATCGAGGCCAGCGAGTCGACCGACCAGGTCTTCACCGGCATGTACGCGTCGTCGCTCGCCCCTCAGCCCTCCGACTGAACGCCGAGGTAGCTGCCTCGCAGCTCGTCGAGCGAGGCGGCGATCTCCGCGGCCGTTCCCTCGCGCACGATCCTGCCCCTGGACATGACGTAGGCTCGGTCGGCGATCTCGAGTGCGAGCCGGACGTGCTGCTCGACCATCAGGACCGAGCAGCCTGTCTCCTCCACGATCCGGCGGAACACCGGGAGGATCGACTCGACGATGATCGGCGCGAGTCCGAGGCTCATCTCGTCGACGATCAGCAGGGTCGGCCGCAGAGCGAGGGCGCGGGCGAGGGCGAGCATCTGCTGCTCGCCTCCCGAGAGCACCGTGGCCCGGCGGTCGAGGATGTCGCCGAGCTTGGGGAAGTACCCCAGCACCCGAGCGATGTCCTCGGGATCGCGCGAGGCGACCTTGAGGTTCTCCTCGACGGTCAGGCCGCCGAACAGCGAGCGGTCCTCCGGGACGTGAACGATGCCCATCCGGGTGAGTGCGTCGGGGGACCTCTTGAGCAGGTCCCGCTGCTGGAAGAGCACGGTTCCCTTCATGAGGGGGATCAGGCCCGAGATGGCCAGCAGGGTCGTGGTCTTGCCTGCGCCGTTGGGGCCGAGGAGGCAGACGATCTCGCCGCGTCGCACGGTCAGGTCGACACCCTGGGTCACGGGCGTGCCGCCGTAGCCGACGCTGACGGAGTCGAGCTGGAGGAGGACCTCGTCCGTCTCGACGGTCACGGGTGCGCTGGTGTCGGTCATGCTTCGGCCTTCTCCTCGTCGGTGGTGGTTCCCAGGTAGGCCTTGATCACCGCGGGATCGGCGGCGATCTCGGCGGGCGTGCCCTGGGCGATCTGACGGCCGAAGTCGAGCACGTAGATGCGGTCGCAGACGTCGAGGACGAGGTTCATGTCGTGGTCCACGAGGAGCACGGAGATCCCGTCCGCGGCGAGTCCGCGGAGCTGGCGACCGAGCTCGGCGCCCTCGGCATCGTCGAGTCCGGCGCCCGGCTCATCCATGAGGACGAGGGCGGGGGATGCGACGATCGCACGGGCGACGCCGACGAGCACGCGCTGTCCGTGGGAGAGCTCCCCCGGCAGGCGCCCCGCGAGTCCGGCGATGCCGAGCCGGTCGAGCACCGGATCGATCTCCACCCGCTGCCGCCTGCCGCGGAGCCGATCAGCGAGCGGTGTGTGCCCGGCGCCGACCTTCACATTCTCGGACACCGTCAGATCCTCGAACAGGCTGACGGACTGCCAGGTACGGCTCAGGCCCAGACGGCTCCGCCGGTGGGCTCGCTCTCCCCGCAGCTCGTGACCGTTCAGCGTGATGGAGCCGGTCATCGGGGCGAACCCCGAGACGGCGTCGATGAACGAGGTCTTGCCGGCGCCGTTCGGCCCGATCAGACCCACGATCTCGCCGCGGTCGACATGCAGGTCGACGTCGCTCACGGCCTTCACACCGCCGTACGAGACCGACAGCTTGGACGAGACCAGGACACTGCTCTCCGCCATGTCACACCTCCACTCGGACGGGGGCGGCCGCCGCCGGCGCCGTCCGCTGCTTCCGCTTCGCGGCCCGTCGCGCGAACTTGTCGCGGAAGAAGCCCGCGATGCCATCCGGATTGCCCACCACCGTGGCCAGCACGGCCACTCCCGCGATCAGGGTCTGGAAGGCCGAATCGATGTTGAGGAGGTTCGTGATGGTGTACATCATCACTCCCTGCGTCACGAGGAGTCCGCCGATCACCGCCCCCGAGACCGTCGTGATCCCGCCCAGGTAGGCGATCGCGAGGAACGAAATGGCGGTGAACTCGTCGAAGCGCGTCGCTGTGACGAGGCCGAAGTTGTACCCGTAGAGCGTGCCGGCGACACCGGCGATGAGCCCGGCCAGGCCGAAGGCGAGCAGCTTGGTGCTCACGACGCTCACCCCGGCCGCCGCGGCGGCCGCCTCGTTCGCGCGCACCGCGAGCATCCGGGCGCCGAGGGCGCTCCTGCGGACCGAGACCACGAGCAGGGCGATGAGGCACGTGATGATCAGGATGAACAGCGCGAACCCGGGACTGGGGACGCTCGTGCCGAGGTTCCAGAACGAGTCCGTGGTACCGAGCTTGATGCCGAGGAACTCGGGTGGCGGCACGGTCGCAGCGGTCGTCCCACCACCCCAGTCGGGATTGCGGAACCACAGGCTCTGGATCGCGACCGCGCCGGCGAGGGTGACCACGGCGAGCTGCATGCCGCGCATCCGAAGGGCGGGCAGAGCCACGAGCAGGCTCACCGCCGCGGCGACCAGCACCGCGAGGACGGCACCCAGGGGGAAGCCGATCCCGGCGCCCAGCGCCAGCTTCGAGGTCACGAAGCCGGCGATGCCCGCGATCGCCATCTGACCGAGGGTGACCTGCCCGAGGTAGCCCGTGATCACGACGATCGACATGCAGACGATGGCCCCGATGAGGCTCGTGATCAGAGCCTGACGCCAGCCGTACGGGGCGAACGCGATGATGGCCAGAGCGAGGACGATGGCGACGGAGAACCGGATCAGGAGCTTGCGGGGCCGAGGCGCGCGCGGCAGCCGTGGTTGAGCCTCGGTGAGGCGGTCGGGCAGGTTGCGGCCGCGCACGAACAGCACGATCGCGATGATCAGGAACGGCAACACCTCCTTCACGCCCGGCAGGGGTGCGTTGTTGACGGTCGGGAACCAGTCGAAGCCTTGGGCGTAGGTGACCAGTGCCTGCGCCATGCCGATCCCGATCCCCGCGAGGGCGGCGACCCAGAAGGACGCGAAGCCGGCGAGCAGCACCGCGCTCAGCGCCGAGACGATGAACAGGCTCATCGCCGTGGGCTGAAGCCCGATCAGCGGGCTGACCAGCACGCCGATGAGACCGGTGATCACGGAGGCGATGACCCAGTTGATCGCCTCGAGCCGGGCGGGGTTCACGCCGAGGAGCAGGGCCCCCTTGCGGTTGTCCGCCGCCGCGCGGGTCTTGATGCCGAACGAGGTCCGCCGATAGACGAACGTGAGTGCCGCAGCGGCGATCAGGGCGAGCACGAGGATGATGAGCCGGTCGAGCGGGAGCG encodes:
- a CDS encoding FAD-dependent monooxygenase, with translation MRTSGAESCDVIVVGAGPVGMTAALLLAARGVDVVIAERNLQTSNDPKAISLDDESLRSYQDAGIETQVMSVIVPGTGTMYFGADDRPLFHARAAAPFRNGFPFKNPFAQPDLERVLMSALLENPRVRVLLGAPVESIRLLPEGAEVVTGGPSPQEIRARYVLGADGGRSAVRSLIGATMSGRSHDDVWLVVDTSGDTRTERYGMHHALPERPHVIVPGLDGRCRYEFRLFPGEGEAGEEPRFELIERLVSQYRPLTPDQVERAVAYRFHGLNADHYRYGPVFLLGDAAHMMPPFAGQGLNSGLRDASNLSWKIAERLRGRLSDAALDSYETERRPHAGAVIRSSERLGRVVMTTNRRLAEHRDAVVRDAMSTIEGRRFFEEMRYRPAARYRDGLVDGDHPLVGAQIGQPRVFDFTVRRTVPFDRMVGTGWAIAGVGVDSVAWAAMDPVVERLQAARISVPLDDTIVVDDRVHVAIDLDTLLYAEFAPARGSFVVLRPDHFVAAVWTPDERERADEALERWGIPVREAVTDPLPAP
- a CDS encoding VOC family protein, which codes for MSDANRITLTQNENAGTLRRTAVSHIGFRVPDVAAAAQFYSRVLGMERHGDLPDGGLRLGWGSGHHVIDLLPGEQGLVHYGFEVRDEDGVAGIAERLTAAGYEVADLDASFIDAAVGSPAGISVKDPDGTEVHFHSEVQRQGENSADPGRRPVKFQHTTLTTTDVPGLVSFYVDTVGFRISDQLADGRFCWLRSDKDHHTLAVVDTGRSGDIDHYSYDLAEWEDFKAWCDRLSELDVDVQWGPGRHGPGNNLFVFFDDPAGNHIELSAEMEKFWDDRVAYEPRRWQPIPHSVNLWGGQTPTWRRTSEARV
- a CDS encoding fumarylacetoacetate hydrolase family protein, which translates into the protein MAYVSYIVDGLWHVGVLDGDGIIPLEGVEAIGPDTGIDELAAAPRRDDLRTGRDQVELLPSSPRPNKIFCVGLNYSSHIEETKRDLPTYPVLFPKFASNLVSADAPIVAPPESTQVDYEGELAVIIGRAGRRIRREDALDHVLGYSVANDVTMRDYQYKTHQWTQGKAWDSSTPLGPVVVTPDEVDLTAAGIRTTLNDEVVQDSDLSKLIFDIPTLIATVSEFTVLEPGDVILTGTPGGVGYRRDPQLFLHPGDRVSVEIEGVGRIDSVVVADA
- a CDS encoding FAD-binding oxidoreductase, which gives rise to MSGQLRTVDVVEGFTGRLITPGDGDYDEARTIWNAMIDRRPSHIARCRTTDDVVAVLAWARAGDREVAVRGGGHSIPGHSMIDDGVVIDLSPMDSVEVDEDALVVRVAGGCLLGDVDAATQAHGLATPAGAISHTGAGGLILGGGLGWTMRKYGLTIDNLLSATVVLADGEVVTASEDEHPDLFWALRGGGGNFGVVTEFVLRLHPRGPVYLAATAFSIEDSAVVLRAMAAHMPTADDDLVWSAFFRKLPDFPWAPPDRVGEPVLLAPLAWLGDHDEGAREIDRILQDLGVDPLASARGPIEYVDLQRLNDELNGHGHWNYHKSGFLRDLDDDTIASLVRCGARIASANSQLEVLSMGGLISRIDESSTAFAHRDELWPVNVCGIWRPEESAEDNLAWVRTTWSDLEDHLRAGSYMNFGGSDASGDEQRESYGETWTRLREVKTRYDPDNVFRHNANIPPLTSGAIR
- a CDS encoding SDR family oxidoreductase, coding for MRELRGRTAFVTGGDSGIGLGIARALVGEGVRVALCGLTESSVQTAVDELSARTGGQVEVEGYVLDVRDRDALEAVAEQLDESYGGIDILVNNAGVGFLTPTVEAGFEQWDWVLGINLTGVFNGVRTFVPRMLASGRDGHVVSTASIGGLLGTPGGLYVAAKFGVVGLMEALRTELHGTGIGVSVLAPGIVRTNIAHGPRPPGVEASESPGGASLDELYQAPLEPDDVGRAVVAGILNDDLYILTHGEHRPFLAERFEAILASLPPEPADERRSAVERTVLANPVYSEAVARREAR
- a CDS encoding SDR family NAD(P)-dependent oxidoreductase, which gives rise to MSRRPGARQLEGSVSLITGGGAGIGRATALLFAEEGAAVVVADRDAVAALDVADEIAAEGGTALGLHVDVADEQSVRDLVDAAVARFGKLDSAFNNAGIAPPGAAVQDINAEDWDLVQRVNLRGVWLCLTYELKHMLARGTGSIVNSASVAGLVGNPGSAGYSAAKHGVIGLTRTAAAEHGRHGVRINAIAPGLTGTEMVRRLMAEGVIDPETATARMPLGRLAEPREIAEAALWLASPRSSFVTGSVLTVDGGETAV
- a CDS encoding thiamine pyrophosphate-binding protein, whose product is MAVTGGELVIRALERAGVDVAFGINGAHVDSMYQAALDRSFRIVDTRHEMNAGHAAEGYARAGHRLGVALLTAGGGFTNAVTSIANAYLDRTPVLYIAASGPLAVDETNTLQAGIDQVAIATPITRWAHRITRAELIPRLLAQAIRIATQGPRGPVLIDIPWDVLTAAVDDDLADEAQELGADSVLAAPGADAVSRILDGLAAAERPVLIAGSELVRSEGGAALRRLAERTGTPLFSDTEALGAIRESPLSYGLLQGLFGLDEGERPDRVILLGLRFGLATAHGSGILIPTGSAVVQIDSDARELGRLQPIELGVLADAGAAAAELAEAAARRGDWPDRSAWQRRLRDLVDGRFDAVTAQAVRDDRIHPMDAVTAIAETVPAGSVVVADGALTYLWLSETISRAPVADYLCHGYLGSMGVGVGTALGAQAADTGRPVVLVTGDGAVGYSLAEFDSMVRAGLPVVVVVLNNRAWGATLHAQELLLGPDRVVNNRLENGSYSAVARALGADGINVTELADLVPALESALVSGRPTCIDVQVSLAPVPPEENVIMGGKPF
- a CDS encoding VOC family protein, which translates into the protein MLFGFGQPLDGVIQLAFVVPDLERAMEEYSARLSIGPWTVLRDFAGDDPRYYGEPTEARAHVALGFGGHLQYELIQPADDLPSVHRDMIRGRGYGFHHFGVATTTFDRSVAEYVARGYPVAFSASVDPTSRVAYFDTRDVLPGMTELIEASESTDQVFTGMYASSLAPQPSD
- a CDS encoding ABC transporter ATP-binding protein, with translation MTDTSAPVTVETDEVLLQLDSVSVGYGGTPVTQGVDLTVRRGEIVCLLGPNGAGKTTTLLAISGLIPLMKGTVLFQQRDLLKRSPDALTRMGIVHVPEDRSLFGGLTVEENLKVASRDPEDIARVLGYFPKLGDILDRRATVLSGGEQQMLALARALALRPTLLIVDEMSLGLAPIIVESILPVFRRIVEETGCSVLMVEQHVRLALEIADRAYVMSRGRIVREGTAAEIAASLDELRGSYLGVQSEG
- a CDS encoding ABC transporter ATP-binding protein; its protein translation is MAESSVLVSSKLSVSYGGVKAVSDVDLHVDRGEIVGLIGPNGAGKTSFIDAVSGFAPMTGSITLNGHELRGERAHRRSRLGLSRTWQSVSLFEDLTVSENVKVGAGHTPLADRLRGRRQRVEIDPVLDRLGIAGLAGRLPGELSHGQRVLVGVARAIVASPALVLMDEPGAGLDDAEGAELGRQLRGLAADGISVLLVDHDMNLVLDVCDRIYVLDFGRQIAQGTPAEIAADPAVIKAYLGTTTDEEKAEA